Proteins encoded together in one Coregonus clupeaformis isolate EN_2021a chromosome 30, ASM2061545v1, whole genome shotgun sequence window:
- the LOC123482254 gene encoding kelch domain-containing protein 8B-like, with protein MRDKRADFTAGCLGGRVIVAGGLGNEPSPLSSVESYNPVKRRWEYAVPMPSPRCCCAPLQTPNMLFLIGGVAQGPSNAVEALCLRETV; from the exons ATGAGGGATAAGAGAGCAGACTTCACGGCCGGTTGTCTGGGAGGAAGGGTCATCGTTGCAGGGGGACTAG gaaACGAGCCGTCACCCCTGTCGTCAGTGGAGAGCTACAACCCTGTGAAGCGGCGTTGGGAGTACGCTGTCCCCATGCCCAGCCCCCGCTGCTGCTGTGCCCCCCTGCAGACCCCCAACATGCTGTTCCTCATCGGGGGTGTGGCCCAGGGGCCCAGCAACGCCGTGGAGGCCCTCTGTCTCAGAGAGACTGTGTGA